GTGATCCCTCCCGGCCCGGATTTCCCCCTCCGGCAGGTGACTCCATGTTATTCCCTGCCAAGAGAGCACATAAACTTTTCGGTGGTCGAGTGCATACTTCGACTGAACTAATCCGAAAACTGCACTATATGAGCAGATAAACATAAGTGCCCAATGGTGAGTTGTGGGTAAGACTGAAGGTGAGAGGAGGTATACACATGCGAATAGCCATGGTCCTCGTCCTTGCCGTCATTCTGATCCCAGCCCTGGGGCTCGCCGGAGTCGGCCAAGCCCAGGCTCAACCCCTGCAAGTCTCGCCGGTCCCCATCTGGGGGATTGTTCTGGGGACGGTTATCGTCGCCGGGCTCCTCTATCTGATCGTGCACGGCCCGGACGGGGGCTACTACCGGTATCCCTATTACGGCGAATACTACCGCGTTTACTACCGGCCGCAATACCGGCCGTACACCGGCTACTATCTCGTGTCCGCACCGGTCATCATAGTCGCACCGACGATTGCCGGGGTCGTGCTCGGGGTCGTCGTTGTCAACAATCTTGAATACGTCATGACACGTGACGCCTACGGCCATCTTTATCGCTATCCCTACTACGGTCCGTACCGCCAATACTATTATCGCGCAACGTATCGGCCATACGTGGGACCCGATGTACGAGCCTATCAGAGTGCTCCAGTGCGCCAGGGCGATCGCCGCTGGGACACCGACACTAGAAATCTTGCACCGGCCTACCAGCGGCCCCAGCGCCAGCCGAGTCCGACCTATCAGCAGCCCCAGCGGCAACCGAATCCGGCGTACCAACAGCCGCAGCGGCGGCCGAGTCCGACCCATCAGCAACCCTATCCGCAGCCAAACCCGACCTATCAGCAGCCGCAGCGGCAACCCAATCCAAGCCAGCACGGTGGTCGAGGCAACCCTGGCGGGTCCCCCAAGTCGCAGCAGAGGTGCGGACACCCCCAGGAGCAGCCCTGTCCCAACAACACACAGCATCAGTAAGATTCAGCACTCTGGCAACCGGCCCCGTCTGGAGCCCACCGCTGGGCACAGCCGGGGCCGAGCCGTCTCTTCATAAAAGACGATCCGGCCGGAGGACGTCCAGAGGGAGGCCCGGAACGAACACTGAATTGGCTGAAGCGACCGCATCCGCCGGTAGCCGAACGCGAGTGCGCGCCTTCCCGGAGTGGAAGCCTAACAGCGCGCGCCCTCTTCGTACCATGTTTCCAAACCCTCCAAAATGGGAACAACGGAATTGCGGTTCCGCGCAACATCACTCTCTTGCGGCTGTGATTCCCTGAAGGAGGTGAAGCAAATGCCGTTTTGGCTGAGGTGGTTCTTCATCGGTGGAGTGGAGGCCGCTGCTAGATGACGCCAGTAAGCGTAGGATGGACCTGATACTTGTCTGGAGGCTGGACCGAGCCTTCAGAAGCGTCCTAGATGCTTCTACGACGCTGGAGCGGCTCCGTGGCTGGAACGTAGGCCTCGGCTCGTTTAGCGAGCCCTGGCTGCACAAAACGTCGCCGTTCGGGGAAACCCTCTACTACATCCCCGTCGCGTATGCCCAGTTGGAAGGAGGCATCCTGAAGGAGAGAGTTGGAGATCGCGCTCCAGGTCCCGCCTGTCGAGAACACGGTTGCCGTCCTCCCCTCTGTGGTGGAAATGTATCTGAACGACCTCATGGGAGCGCTTGGACGTGATACTGAACGTACCAGGAGCCTGCTGGCGAAAATGATAGGCCAATCACCCTAAGGTGAGACGGAGACCGCCTCGTCGCCGAACTTCAGGGGAATCTCCCTGCCTTGCTGGAGTTGGATGAGGAGTTGTATAACCGTGGTGCCGGGAGGAGGATTCTTTCCGAATCGCAAAGTTGGCCTGTGACGACGTGCCTAGCCTCCTGAGCTCACTGCCCGACGCCGTGGCCGACGCATAGTAGCGGGGGGATTCAGAACGAACTTTGCACTCCTCCTGTTCCGAAGGTCAAGCTCCGACTCACAGAGAAAAGAACCTTGCTGGGGAAAGTGCGGTAATTGAAAGACTTAAATGCGCTAACTAAACGGTTTTAGTAAAGCACAGTAGGCAATCGTGTGCGCTACAGGAGTGAAATCAGCCCAGTCGTCCCATGGATGTGCACGTGACGCGCGATTGGTGGCTGATGCCCGTGGCTGGATTCCAGAAGATAGCCGTAAGTCGCGTTACCACTAATGGCAGCGACTAGAATCACCACGATCACCGTGTTTGGCTCTGGCATTTTCATGAAGTTAGAGATTCACCACCTAGCAGAGGACCCCTTCCCGAGACGTGCGCCACAGCCGCGCCACCGTGCTTAGGATCCAGTGGGGGGACGGGGCATAAGATCGTTTGGCAGTGGCGAACTTTCCACTCGCTGGTTGTGCTGAGAACCAGGTCTATGTGATCCTCCGGACACTAAAACGCGCCCTCTCGCCACGCAACGTTTCATGGGCGTAGTGATGGGCGTGATCCCGCAACCCCCAGGAGAAGTGCGGACACCCTCAGGAACAGCCCTGTCCCAACAACAAACAGCATTAGCAAGATTCAGCATTCTGGCAACCGGCCCCGTCTGGCGCCTACGGTGCACAGCCCGGGCCGAGCCGTCTCTCATACAAGACGATCCGGCCGGAGGAGTTCTGGGGACATTTCTAATAGGAGTGCGTAAGTATAGTAACAGCGGCTTGGCAAGGGCGCGTGCCGGAGCTCTACCGCCACCCCTGGTACATCAGGTCGAGGTGCCAGACCTGATCCAGGGACTCCCGCGCCCGCGGCCGCGTCAGGCAGGGGGCACCTCGCCCCATAGATTTGACCGGGCCTCGTCGACTCCGGGTAGCATGGGACTTCTCACTCAATTTCCGGCCGTTTTATCCAAAGACGATCCGAGCAACACACTATTTCTCAACGATGACCTTCTTCATATGGTCCCAGGCGCCCACTTTCCGCCCTTGGAAGTCGCGCCCTGCCGTCGCGAGTGTCAACAACGTCTAGGGGAAACCACACCTAGCCCATCGCCTCCCACCCCCACACAGGCTGGGATCCCGCCAGGATGCGCTCTTTGAGTCAGATTTCATTATCCAGCGGGGACCAAGGAGCCGGACCGCATCCGATGCCTCTACATCCCCGGAGCCCGTCGACTTCCCTCACAAATCCGATAGTTCCCCAAACCTCAACCCTCCAGTACTCCAACGTCCCGCGTGCGCGCCCCGGGGGGAGGATCGGCTCCCCGCATGTGAACCCGCTACGCTGCGACGCATGGCTCTGGTGTAGGCCGGGGGGCCGGAAACATACGCCAGAGACGGTAAGGCCCAAGGTCTGGGCCGATCAGGCCCCATGCTGGCTTCGCTTCTCCGGTTGAATAAGCGTAGAATGAACTTGTTTCCCCCTTACTCGACGATAATTTCCTCGGCAATCAGTCAGCCGCCCTGAATCTTCACTACTCCGTCGATTATGGTCTGGCGAAGCGGCGGCGGGTTTGGACCCAATTGGGGCAAGCGGTAATCACGGATCGCGGGCGCGACTACTTGGTGCGACGGGATCTGGGGCATCATCCGTACTATATCATCGCGCTAGGAAATCGGCACCAGCAGACAGACATAGGGAGACGGAGGTAGGAACCATATGCATCTGAGTGCACGGCGGTATGAGAATGTGACCAATCCTCGCGAACTGGGGCGGCACGTCAACGAGACCTTTATCCCGTTGATCAGCGCGGTCCCCGGGTTCATCGCGTATTATTTCACCGATGCTGGGAACGGTACGATGCTCTCCACCAGCATCTTTACGGACAAAACAGGCGCTGAGGAATCCAATAGGGTAGCAGCGGAATGGGTCAAGAAGAATCCGAATGTGCTTCCGACTGCCACGCGAGTGACGACCGGGGCAGTGCTCGGACACAAGGGGGCGGGGGAACTGCTCGGGCAAAAGGTCAAGTAGGCCAGGAAGTCGGTTGCGAGAGGGCGAGGGCCGGGAAACACTCCGGCCCTTCTCTCTTAGCCAACTTGAAGCAAGCCTTGTGGTGGTTCAAGGCCCAGTACCAGAAACATGCTGAGGAAGCCGCTTCCGGGAAAGACCGCGTGATTGAGTGTGTCCGGAAAAATCTAAATCCGAGAAGCCAAAGAAGCAATGAGTGGGGGACCTTCCGCACCGGCACGTCGAATAGGTCGTCGGACCCTCCAGGCGGACAGGCGGTTGAGGATCGTTGAGGATTATCGCTAGGAAGACCCCAAGGTCAGACCCCCCTACTGCCGAGTGCTGCCGAGATGTGCCTGCGGGACCTTCGGGGGACGCTTGGAACCGATCCGGACTACGCGCGGGGCCTCCTTGCTAAACTCATCGACTCGATTACCCTGCGGAAAAAGGGCGGCCTTGGCTCCGAGTACGATAACCATGCGTGCCGGGAGCCCGTCTCCCGCATTATACAGATGGCCTTTGGCGACCGGAGCGGTGGCCTGACCACGTCTTTCCCCATCTTCAGGTGGTCTTTTTGACTGGATAAGAGACTGCCGCAGACCTGGGTCATTGACCTGTTCGTACAGGAGGCCGCTCAGACAGTGGAGGAGGACGAAGAGCGCGAATCCTTAGACGTAGGTTGCATCGATACCTTGCCTGGATGCGCGGGTCGTGACATCCGCCTTCACTGCCACCAACCATTGGCAAGCCCAAAAGCCCACAAGCCGGGGCGTAAACAGCTCAAACGACTTCCGCTACGGCAATGACTTGAGCGGTTCGAACCTATCATGCATTATCTGGTCTCCGCGTTCACGCATAGCGCCATTGCGGACGGCAGGTGAGAGAATCCACGCTTGCGCCGCGGCACGACTCTGCTGCTGGACCCAGTCCGTCCGAGGTCTGCGCCTAGCCACATACGCGTCCAGGGCCTCCTCAATGCTCTGTTCCGACCGGAGGGCCTCTGCCAGCACGAATGCATCCTCGATGGCCATACACCCCCCCTCGCCCATGTGCGGCGGGCCGGCGTGGGCGGCGTCACCGATCAACACCACCCGCCCGTTGTGCCAAGAGAGGCGGTCTACCCATTCGATGGCACCGAAGTGAAGCTGCTCGTCGCATTCCATGGAGGCAAGATACTCAGGCACCGGCCCCCCAAACTCCTCGAAGCGGCGCCGAAAGCGTTCCAGCCGGCCCGGAAGCGGATCGTCGATGCGCGGCCCGCCGACGGCGCCAAACCCGTACGTGCGGCCGTCCCCCATTGGAACGACTCCAAAATAGCGGTCATCGCCCATGAGGACCTTCATGTTGGTGACCCCTTGCGGGCGGGTCGGCGAAATACTCCGCCATACCATGTGTCCTGCATATACTGGCGAGCCCTCTCTCATCGTGACAGCGCTCACGGTTGAGTGAATTCCGTCGGCGCCGACAACCAGGTCGTAATCTCCTGAGGAACCGTCACTGAATCCCACCAAGACCTTCCCATCGGCTTGTGCTACGGACACGACGGCGACACCCAGTCGGAAAGGCACTTCGGCGGCTCCGGCGAGAAGCGCTTGATGCAGCTTGACGCGCTCGATGCCAATGCATGGACCCACCTCACCCCACAGTTCTTCCAGGTCGGTGTCGCACAGCATCTCCCCCTGCTGGTCAAAGAATCCCCACCGCCGGATGACCGCGCCGGCCTGCTCCACGGCCTCGCCCACGCCGAGAGCCCGAAGCGCTCGGACCCCATTGGCAGCAAGATTGATGCCTGCTCCAATCGCGGGCCACCCCTTGCTGCGTTCAACCAGCTCTGCGGCGAAGCCTTGACGGTGGAGGGCTGTCGCCAGCGAAAGCCCGGCAATTCCTCCGCCGGTGATCAGAATCCGTTTGATGTCCGCCACATAAGACCCCCATTGTGGTACGCTTAGACGGCATGCTTGAATTGGGCACGCCAATTCAAGCGGACGACGAAACGAGAATCAGGGGGGGCACGGTTCTCGAGTCTGAATCGGCGAGAAGCAGAAGACAGAAGATATTGTCGATCCCTGAAGCCATACTGATTGCCATCTCGATACCCCCCCTTCGCTAGCCCTCGCCAGGGCTCACACTAGAGGAAATTCGGGATGGCGTCATCGGGGAAAAGCCCTACTCGGGTACCTATTTGGCGGTTTGAGGGTACCTACTTCGTGCCAAACAATGTTGAGAGACAGCTGTCTTGGATCATTACGTGCCAGACACTCCTACGCAACGTGTTCCGTTTGACAAAAGGGCATGATGAAGGTGACGATATGTTGATCAGTCTGG
The sequence above is drawn from the bacterium genome and encodes:
- a CDS encoding FAD-dependent monooxygenase; amino-acid sequence: MADIKRILITGGGIAGLSLATALHRQGFAAELVERSKGWPAIGAGINLAANGVRALRALGVGEAVEQAGAVIRRWGFFDQQGEMLCDTDLEELWGEVGPCIGIERVKLHQALLAGAAEVPFRLGVAVVSVAQADGKVLVGFSDGSSGDYDLVVGADGIHSTVSAVTMREGSPVYAGHMVWRSISPTRPQGVTNMKVLMGDDRYFGVVPMGDGRTYGFGAVGGPRIDDPLPGRLERFRRRFEEFGGPVPEYLASMECDEQLHFGAIEWVDRLSWHNGRVVLIGDAAHAGPPHMGEGGCMAIEDAFVLAEALRSEQSIEEALDAYVARRRPRTDWVQQQSRAAAQAWILSPAVRNGAMRERGDQIMHDRFEPLKSLP